A window of Brettanomyces nanus chromosome 2, complete sequence contains these coding sequences:
- a CDS encoding uncharacterized protein (BUSCO:EOG09340WTZ): MSTSQLHEPHDPCSAAVSTNLAGRKAAKSLRLFRGETRERHEGARDEGQSASAATSSSTLFPVSDTVSDTVSDTVSESVSASKSTPTPPPAVSLAATSTYSTSVPAISTSSIGCPRHKSITIASLKSHKNSELLGRQFGQHKSVSPIGSFDSETVSSAIYFPHAPPNAQFNLTPEHLTPAAEFDHTVDDLGDIEEIEEAIEHENKKEHNEEVEKVFKKVVSAQNSFKETSAVFANNSFSPENLNEEVYPLAVELQPFKNKVGGHTAIFKFSHRAVCKALVNREDRWYENIEQTHPELLKFMPKYIGVLNVRYSTLVDEAADKKLCLSPEFSNECKAQQKAAHDAAKAAQQKAISLGRMPQAVPGEEVIPEVVLEDNRHIVPESLWSHYSSPTPNGSSYLSPHQEERPRFSCRIKSEDSLGSTTVNRKLQELVLTEVFAPIREYTKRNKHGSHTKHRILSSEIHTNPQTTGETLEDNTIPNIRRFHRYSTNSISDSQLRETSITKSSDQGSFNREDEAVEIEPSSVHSDDIKLGVEDGNTFPDRKTIVSSIKAIRHERLGKELKTTDDNDDIFMMEPSGEHCREPPEEAVEEDIPADMLSAYSFPHKLRKHTTFERFIMLEDLTRGMEHPCVLDLKMGTRQYGIEAKATKLESQRRKCHQTTSLRLGTRICGMQVWDMKQNRFINRDKYFGRSVTIGEMFVRSLSRYLYDGVSIFSIVKHLPKLIEELGELEKTFRTLIDYRLYGSSILLIYDSNADSRSEKSTLILRILDFAQCLIGTEPLPESTTFAPTHRGKPDYGFLRGLCSLIFYFKLMFGEYTGTEYKDYTGALKLIDELRKKGKLDHNCEWLDRFDEQENKCPYRFDLVPREEDDPYDDISE; this comes from the coding sequence ATGAGCACTAGCCAATTACACGAGCCACACGACCCTTGTTCTGCTGCTGTGTCAACCAATCTGGCTGGTCGTAAGGCTGCCAAGTCGCTGAGGCTATTTCGTGGGGAGACAAGAGAGAGACACGAGGGAGCTCGAGACGAGGGACAATCTGCTTCGGCTGCTACATCATCGTCGACTTTATTTCCGGTGTCCGATACGGTATCCGATACGGTGTCCGATACAGTTTCTGAATCTGTGTCTGCCTCGAAATCTACTCCTACGCCTCCTCCGGCAGTCAGCTTGGCTGCAACGTCTACATATTCTACTTCTGTTCCTGCCATTTCAACGTCTTCCATAGGTTGCCCACGTCATAAATCTATTACCATCGCAAGTCTTAAGTCTCATAAAAACTCCGAGCTGCTTGGGAGGCAATTTGGTCAACATAAATCTGTTTCACCGATTGGGTCGTTTGATTCAGAAACCGTTTCTTCTGCCATATACTTTCCCCATGCTCCTCCAAATGCCCAATTCAATCTCACACCTGAACATCTTACACCTGCTGCCGAATTTGATCATACCGTGGACGATTTAGGCGATATcgaagagattgaagaggCAATAGAGCACGAAAACAAAAAGGAACATAACGAGGAGGTCGAGAAAGTGTTCAAGAAGGTTGTTTCTGCCCAAAATTCATTCAAAGAAACTTCTGCAGTATTTGCAAATAATTCATTCTCCCCCGAAAACCTTAACGAGGAGGTTTATCCGCTGGCTGTTGAATTACAGCCGTTTAAAAACAAGGTTGGCGGCCATACAGCTATCTTTAAATTCAGCCACCGTGCAGTGTGTAAAGCTTTGGTAAATCGAGAGGACAGATGGTACGAAAATATTGAGCAAACCCATCCTGAGCTTCTTAAATTTATGCCTAAGTACATAGGAGTTTTGAACGTTCGATACAGCACACTAGTGGATGAAGCTGCCGATAAGAAACTTTGCCTTTCGCCAGAGTTTAGCAATGAGTGCAAAGCTCAACAAAAAGCCGCACATGATGCTGCAAAGGCTGCTCAGCAAAAGGCCATTTCCCTTGGTAGAATGCCTCAAGCCGTCCCTGGTGAAGAGGTTATTCCAGAGGTGGTTCTAGAAGACAATCGCCACATAGTACCCGAATCTCTTTGGTCACATTATTCGTCGCCTACTCCCAACGGATCTTCGTATCTTTCGCCCCACCAGGAAGAAAGACCAAGGTTTTCCTGTCGTATAAAATCGGAGGACTCGCTTGGGTCTACTACGGTCAATAGAAAGCTTCAAGAGCTTGTTTTGACCGAGGTATTTGCTCCAATTAGAGAATATACCAAACGTAACAAACATGGCTCTCATACGAAGCATAGAATTTTATCCTCCGAGATCCATACCAATCCTCAAACTACGGGAGAGACTTTGGAAGACAACACGATACCTAATATAAGACGCTTCCATCGATATTCGACCAACAGTATATCTGATTCACAGCTTAGAGAGACCTCAATTACCAAATCTTCCGATCAGGGTAGCTTCAACAGGGAAGACGAGGCAGTGGAAATAGAACCTTCTTCGGTTCATTCCGATGATATTAAGCTTGGTGTGGAAGACGGGAATACCTTTCCAGATAGAAAAACAATTGTGTCGAGCATTAAAGCGATTAGACACGAAAGGCTTGGGAAAGAGCTGAAGACTACcgatgataatgatgacATCTTTATGATGGAGCCCTCTGGAGAGCACTGCAGGGAGCCCCCAGAGGAGGctgtggaagaagatataCCTGCAGATATGTTATCGGCCTATTCGTTTCCCCATAAGCTTCGGAAGCATACCACTTTCGAAAGATTCATCATGCTTGAAGACCTCACACGAGGAATGGAGCATCCATGCGTATTGGACCTAAAGATGGGAACCAGACAGTATGGAATCGAGGCCAAGGCCACCAAGCTAGAGTCACAGAGACGTAAGTGTCATCAGACAACATCTCTTAGACTTGGAACAAGGATCTGTGGTATGCAGGTTTGGGATATGAAACAAAATCGGTTCATTAATAGGGACAAATACTTTGGAAGGAGCGTGACTATCGGAGAGATGTTTGTAAGGTCACTTTCGCGGTATTTGTACGATGGGGTGAGTATTTTCTCGATAGTCAAGcatcttccaaagcttATCGAAGAATTGGGTGAGCTTGAAAAGACTTTCCGGACATTGATAGACTATAGACTCTATGGGTCGTCGATATTACTCATATATGACTCGAATGCAGATAGCAGAAGTGAAAAGTCTACTTTAATTCTTCGCATATTAGACTTTGCGCAATGCCTTATAGGTACGGAGCCATTACCTGAGAGTACAACGTTTGCACCGACACATCGGGGTAAACCTGATTACGGATTTCTAAGAGGCTTGTGCTCTCTTATTTTCTACTTTAAGCTTATGTTTGGAGAGTATACAGGCACTGAATACAAAGACTATACAGGGGCTTTGAAACTAATTGATGAGCTCCGTAAGAAGGGGAAACTTGATCACAACTGTGAATGG